A part of Oreochromis niloticus isolate F11D_XX unplaced genomic scaffold, O_niloticus_UMD_NMBU tig00001974_pilon, whole genome shotgun sequence genomic DNA contains:
- the selenos gene encoding selenoprotein S yields MDDVTSEDDYDSTFHVKKPPLKNQDLSSLSLTVEEFVAHYGWYLLFGAVMFYLLILHFNKRRSSQHSPTPQDSQDPTLVERRQEAMAAARMKMQEELDAKASIFREKQKLQEEEKRRQKIEMWESMQQGKSYKGATKLSQTTDEASSSQTVLKPKKDKRPFRSADYNPLTGQGGGSCSWRPGMRGPSSGG; encoded by the exons ATGGATGATGTAACGAGCGAAGACGATTATGATTCCACTTTCCATGTGAAGAAGCCACCCTTAAAAAACCAAGACTTGAGTTCCCTAAGCCTGACTG TTGAGGAGTTCGTGGCCCATTATGGCTGGTACCTGCTGTTTGGAGCTGTAATGTTCTACCTGCTCATTCTGCACTTCAACAAGAGGAGATCAAGCCAGCACAGCCCAACGCCACAAGACTCACAAG ATCCAACACTAGTGGAAAGGAGACAAGAGGCTATGGCAGCAGCCAGGATGAAGATGCAAGAAGAGCTTGATGCCAAAGCGTCCATCtttagagagaaacagaaattg caagaagaggagaagaggaggcaGAAAATAGAGATGTGGGAGAGTATGCAGCAGGGAAAGAGTTATAAAGGAGCTACAAAACTCTCTCAG ACTACTGATGAGGCCAGCTCATCCCAGACGGTGCTGAAACCAAAGAAGGACAAGAGGCCTTTTCGCAGTGCAG ATTACAATCCCCTCACTGGACAGGGAGGAGGTTCTTGTTCCTGGAGACCTGGCATGAGAGGACCCTCATCTGGTGGATGA